A genomic stretch from Coffea arabica cultivar ET-39 chromosome 10c, Coffea Arabica ET-39 HiFi, whole genome shotgun sequence includes:
- the LOC113713989 gene encoding uncharacterized protein, with product MSSTSAAAASSSSSTASSQFTYTTGTYFPTPFHLQQPQTYVAAAPAASILQFPALPPAVPHVYPAPATVPTVSRKAAGQAWEDPTLADWPENDSRLFCGDLGNEVNDDVLSKAFSRFPSFNMARAPVSDWEYNATLPKTASMIDLASKIMMTCLALT from the exons ATGTCGTCGACATCGGCTGCTGCAGCTTCTTCTTCATCCTCAACGGCGTCATCTCAATTCACCTACACTACCGGCACGTACTTTCCGACTCCGTTTCACCTACAACAGCCGCAAACCTATGTGGCTGCTGCCCCTGCCGCTTCAATTCTGCAATTTCCTGCTCTTCCTCCTGCGGTTCCCCACGTTTATCCTGCTCCCGCTACAGTCCCTACCGT GTCTCGTAAGGCAGCAGGGCAGGCATGGGAGGATCCTACACTTGCAGATTGGCCAGAGA ATGATTCTCGTTTGTTCTGTGGTGATCTTGGTAATGAGGTGAATGATGATGTTCTATCCAAAGCATTTTCAAGATTTCCATCTTTTAACATGGCCAGG GCACCAGTTAGTGATTGGGAGTACAATGCTACGCTCCCCAAAACTGCTTCAATGATTGATTTGGCTTCAAAAATAATGATGACTTGTTTAGCACTGACTTAA